AAGCGACATTAAACAAGTTAAACAATATTCACATGTTGCAGGGAAACTTGACATCTTGGTTTCTGAGTGAGTAAAAATGGGGAGATGAAGCAGTGGCTTTAATTGCAAACTGCTCCCATTAAACTCTCAACATAGAATTTTTCAATCAGGCAGTATTGAAAATGAATGTGGGTTTTTGGACATCAGTTGAGCAGATGAAATCCTCCAAGAGCAGCTGATTTTAAAGAATAAAACTGGGACTGGAATGCTGCCCCATTCACACATTTGATAATCACTGGTGTCCACAATTTCTTCAACACCTTAAGTTTTGGCCAACATCAGTTAGAGGGGATGAGATATATGAGGTAACTGCACCACAATCATAGTGAGCAAACTGCTCACCTCTGCCCAAAATAGTTGTTGCACTTAACACGGTTTGCATTATTTGCCCGATTTAAATGATTGCCCACTTTAAATGTAGACACTCTGAAGGGGTGGGAATTGTACCTGATTCTTCTGAAGCTGTGCCAGATGATCTCGTCACGGTAATCAGGCAAAGTGCCtcagcaagaccagcagcagcatctcCTTGGACTGGAGGAACTCTTCAAGTCGAATTTCTCTATAATGGAAACCAAAACAAGAAGAAGCCAGGTCTTTATCCTGCTCCCTTTCATCTGTTAAACACTGAGCTCCTACTTAGTGCACTCATTTTATAAGAAAGAACTTCAAATTATAAAAGTGCCAGGTATCAATAGGAATGGGAGGATTAAAGAGATGGACCAATGGAAGAATCAGGGAACTGGAGAGATGGAATTTACTGGGAAAGTTGGGGGGCTGAAGGGATGGAATTTAATGGAGAGATAGGGATAAAGAGGTGTTTTCACTGGGAGAGTCGAGGTCTGAAATGATGTACTTCAGTGTGAGAGTTGGCTGATGAAGAGATGGACTTCAATGGGACAGTTGGCAAACCAGACAGTTGAATTTTGATGGAGAGTTAAGGGATAGGCTTCAAacagccaaatggcctattctcaTTCCTGATTACTCTCATACTTTTATCAAAGTTTGAATCTCTTTAGACTAGAGATGTGCAGATGAaatatacgaacatatgaattaagagcagtaggccattcggccccttgagtctgctctgccattcaataagatcatgggtgatttgattgtggcttcaactccactttcctgtctaccccctataccctttggctcccttgttaatcaagaatctatctaactcagtctttaaaatattcaacgattctgcctccactgttctttggggaagagaattccagagaaacagaaaaaaattctccctatctgaattaaatgggagacccttatttttaaactctgtccttTAGTTCtactctctcccacaagggaaaacatcctctcagcatccaccctaaagtcccctcaggatcttatacgtttcaataagatcacctctcattcttctgaactccaatggatacaggcccaacctttccaTGAAGGATAACTTCTTCACCCGAGgaatcaatcaagtgaaccttctctgaactgcttctaatgcaattatgtcctttcttaaataaggagaccaaaactgtacacagtactcaagatgtggtctcaccaataccctatatGACCGCAGCAAAagatccctacttttatattgcaTTCCccattgcaataaacaacaacattccatttgcctttctaatcactgcAGACTAACCTTGTGTGATTCATGCAGCAGGACACCCTCTTTACCTCTCCCATTTAAATagtatcaacaccctgggggttatcaCTGTCGGAAaatgaactagactagccatataaatattgtgcctacaagaggaggtcagaggctaggaatcatgtgatgagtaactcacctcctgactcctcaaagagtgtccaccatctacaaaacacaagtcaggagtgtgatggaatactatcgatttgcctggatgaatgcagctccaacaacactcaagaagctcaacattgtccaggacaaagcagcccgcttgattggcaccccatccactactgacgaacagtggcagcagtgtgtaccatctacaagaagcactgcaacaactcaccaaggctccttcaaaagcaactcccaaacccataacctctatcacctagaaggacaagggcagcagacacatgggaacaccagcacctggaaattcccctccaagtcacacacccatcctgacttggaaccatatcgctgtttcttcactgtcactcggtcaaaattctagaactcccttgctaacagtattgtgggtgttcctacaacacatggattgcagtggtttaaggcggcagttcaccatcaccttctcaagggcaagtaggggtgggcaataaatgctggcctaaccagcgatgcctacatcccacgaaaaaataaaaaaatgctgcttttttattcttcctgccatagtggaaaagttcacattttcccacattatatgccatctgccaatttttttgcccactcatttaacctttctatatccttttgcaggttccttatgtcctcttcacaattcactttcctacctatgtttgtgtcgtcggcaaatttagcaaccatacagtTGGTCtagtcatccaagtcattaatataaattgtaaatatttgaggccccggcactgatctctgtggcactccgctcgttacatcttgccaacctgaaaatgacccatttatgcctactcagtttcctgttagctaaccaatcctctatccatgctaatatgttatcccttacaccatgagctcttattttatgtagtaacctttgatgtagcactttgtcaaatgccttctggaaatcctaaGTATatcacatccacaggttctcctttatTCACGTTACTTGTTACTTCCTCTAAGAACTAGTAAATTATGActttcttttcacaaaaccatgttgacttttccCGATTGCTTCGAGATTTTCAAAGTGCCCTGTTACAACTTACTTAATAATAGACTCAAATGATCGCAGCAGCACTCAAACCTGCAATCTTCTGATAATGCCACGGTTCACACCTAATTAGACTCCTTAGCCATTAGGCCATGCCACCACACATTAGATCTCTACATATTACCCTGAAAGCAGGCGAGTTGTTAAAGGGATCATTAAGTGGTTAATTGGTGAAATTTCCTGCCATCAATCCGGAGATTTTTTTCCCAGgatatttttccattattttcccAGAGTTAGTACGAGCACTTACCTCCCACTTCTCACATCAGTGAATGTCATGTGTCCAGGAACCTGTGTTCCCAATGTCAGCTGGGCCTGGAAGCAGTTGGCCTTTAATCTGGCATCCACATCACTCAGGAAGCAATTCCACTCCGACTAAGATCACAGAGACATGACAGACACCAATTAGTGTGACAGGAGTTTCCTGAATGGAAAATCAACGTGTCCCCCCACCCCAAGCCTGGTCCACAAATATTTTGTTAGAAATTGTTATACATCATGGGCTGCAAATAACTTGGAGaaatatcactgtcccttcatgaccactggatccaaCTCCTGGAATTTCCTACCCATTCTATTGCCACAAGGGCTGCAGATCAAGGAGAAGACCACTACCAGATACACACTGGACAataatgccagccttgccaatgatgcccatatcccaagaataaATAAATGATCAAGGAGACATCAACATATCCAGACAGTCTAATTTGATGACCATATCAAAGCAAGGAATAAAAGGATTAACTAACTCACTGTGCAGGAATTAGTAAttcaaaattatttcattggctgcgaagggctttgggatgtcctgaggattcgacagcagctatataaatacaagttatttcaAGCTTCTAGGGATTCTAAGTGGCCTATTCTTCAACAAGGTTCACCTGTTACCAAGAGCAAGTTTTGATTGCTCTTGGGGAGCATTACAGGTTGGATTAGGGGATGTTTATATTACAATGGAGACTATGACAATAACAAAgccctggctcaaagaagggcaggactgggtgttaaatattcctggacacaagatgttcaggaaagataggaaaggaaggaaggaaagggaaggggCAGCAGTATTGCTTAAGGAAGAccttgcagtgctggagagagagaatggccctcAGGGGCCAAGGACAGAACCTTTCTGGCTGGAGTTAAGGAACAAAAAgaatgcaattacattgctcagtgtagtctggAGGCCACCAAGAAAGTAAAGGAACAAACTTACAAGGAAATTACagggaggtgcaagaattatagagtagttacaatggaatctgaatatagactgcacaatgttccaatgaagggGAAtgatagggcaaacaaatccagaactccctggatgacaaaagattaagatgaagaagaaaaagtgtgcttacgatGGATGTCAGGTGAACCATGAACCGGGCTGAATATAAAAGATTCAGAGGGGAATTAAAAAGTAAAAAGagaagctaacataaaaggaaatccaaaactcttctataggcatataaatagtaaaagtatggtagaaagagaaatgaggccgCACAGGGACCATAAAGAtgatttatgcatggaggtagGGAGCATGCCTGAGGAATTAAATGAAtagtttgcatctgtctttaccaaggaagatgatgctacccaggccacggTGAAAAAGGAGGTAATTCAGGcatttgaagggtttaaaattgataaggaggaggtattggatgggGTGTCTGTACTTAAGGTTGATAAAGCACCAGGACCAgaagagatgcatccaaggataatgAGGGAAGACAGAGCGGAAATTTTGGAAGCagtggccataattttccaacctGCCTTAGACCCAAGGGTCATACCAGagtactggagaattgtgaatgctacattcttgttcaaaaaagggtgtaaagataagtctAGCAacaacaggtcagtcagtttaatgtCAGTTATAGGGAAGCTTctggaaacaataattcaggcTAAATTAATAATCACTTTGGcgaatgcaggttaattaaggaaagccagcatggatttgttaagggcaaatcatgtttaactaacctgtCTGAGATTTTtcaatgaggtaacagagagggttggtaAAGGTAATGCTGTTGAGATAGTTTACATGGTTTTCCAAAGGCGTTTGATGAAAATGCAGCACAATagatttgtgagcaaagttagagctcatggaataaaagggacagcggcaacatggatatggaactggttgagtgacaggaaacagagagtagtggttaatggatgtttttcggactggaggacGATTTAAAGtcaagttccccaggggtcagtgttgggacccctgcgcttcctgatatatattaatgaacaaggtggacagggcacaatttcaaaacttgcggATGATATAAAACTTGCAACTATTGTGAACTACGAGGACAATTGTATAGAACttgaaaaggacatagacaagttggtggattgGGTGAGCAgacagcagatgaagttcaatgcagagaaatgtgaattgattcattttggtaggaagaacatggaaagacaatataaaacaaagggtacaattctaaagggggtgcaggagcagaaggacctggggtgtataaattattgaaggtggcaggacatgttgagacagcagttaataaagcataggcCAGCCTAGGCTTTATCCATTGGAGCACAGAATAcgaaagcaaggaaattatgttacactggtttggcctcagctggagtattgtgtccagttctgggcaccacacttaagGGAGGATaggaaggtgtgagagaggagaaaatatttatgaaaatggttccagggatgaggaacttcagttacacagaTGGATTGGAGTAGTTGGGACTGGTTTCCTTGgataagagaaggttgagagaagatttgatggatgtattcaaaatcacaaggggtctgaatagatagggagaaactgtttccattggtggaagaatcaggaactagagggtacagttttaaggtgattggcagaagaagcaattgggacatgaggaaaaccttttccaAGCAGTGAATGGTTGGGATCAGGAATGAGCTGCCcgagagtgtgatgaagacagattcaattgaggctttcaagagggaattagattattatctgaaaaggaagaatgtgcagggctacggggagaaggccgggccagcacagacatgatgccTTCTGCGccgtaaccattctatggttcaTTCTAATCAAATTATCACAGTCTCATCCCAATACTAGACCTAAGGGGCGTAAGGCAGGTGTTAAGGTCCAAAAGTAACTGTTATGTGAGGATGTATACCCACTCCTTCGTACTGAGTCAGGCTGCATTTACACTGTAACACAGCAAGGGCAGTGGTGAGCAATAAAGACACTTTGCACCCCACCAACACTGCTATAATATCAATCTATTCTCAGAAATTTGGTTGAGGGAAAACTCTGGGGGTGGGAAAGGGAAATTTTAACCTAAACAGCCATCAGGAAATTAAGGGGATGGGGTGCAATGCTGCTTTCACATCCCACCAGATTTTATCCTCCCGTGGAATCAACATCAGAAGGGGTATAAATTCAGCAGTTCACCATATCCCATGGGATTCCCACTGGTGGGTTTGATTAAAATTGTCCATGCTATTTCAACACAAATCTGGTGAGAGATGACAATGCATCAAAGGTTATCTCaacagtcaatgtgtgtgtgtacatacaggTGAACATACAGCTTAAAATCCATTACCTCAAACTGCATCAAATCTTCCACCTGATCCCGGACAGAAGCAGAGCTGTCATATATAAATTAAGTATATAGTTGGTGCCCAATATATTGTTATAGTCAAGACACATAAATTGAACtttacccaccccacctccccaaccctcaccctgcaTGGTTCATATTCCTTTGAGTAAAGAAGATTAAGGGacaatctaattgaggtgtttaagacgGTAAAGATGCTGACagagtagacagagagaaacaattcCCTCCTGTAGGAGAGACCAGAACAAGGGGACGTAAATCTTAAAACcagagctaggccattcaggagtTGATGTCAACAACCCTTCTTCAAACAAAGGGTATTAAAAGTCTGGAAGTCTCACCCCAGCCCCACACCATTGCTGTTAAGactggggtcaattgaaaatttcaaaactgatacTGACAGCATTTtattaggcaagggtattaagggttccAGAACAAAAACCTTGAGTTGGAGTTAAGAAACAGATCAACCAtggatggcagaacaggctcgaaaggctgaagagcctcctcctgttccgatCGTTACTCCACTCGTCAAAGAAGCAATGCAAATTTCAAACCCACATCTCTCAGAACACTAACCGGTAAAACGTCTTCCACAGGTCTTCGGCATCACTCCTCTTTTGCACATGCAAACTTTAGTGAGGGAAAAAGCATTCTTCAGTTAGCTTCAACATGAAAATATCCAGAGGTCTGATTTGTTTTGCTGTTTGTTGAGATTTACATTCGAGTGTACCTTGCCCCTGATTATGTCACCCTGGATTCTGCTTGTACATTATTCAATGTGATGGCAAAGGTGAAACTGAAATACATCTCATATTCGACTCGGaaaattaactgtttctctctccacagacgctgccagacctgctgagtttttccagcattttctgttttgatttgtgACATGAAGCTGTGTCTTGACATGGTGACCATGACACATGTTTGTAGGTGTCAGCCCTGGTTCAGTGGGCACCACTCTTGCCTCGGAGTCaaaaggttgtgtgttcaagtccccactacagagacttgagcatatcaCCCAGGCAGGaccgagggagctctgcactgtcagaagtgccaccTTTCATCCCCATGGTTCTACTTCAAAGAGCAGTGAAGCTCCCTTTGGtgttctagccaatatttatccttcaaccaacattacCAAAACTGAccatctggtcattgtcacattgttgaCTTTGGGTTCTTGTTGTTTGAAAATTGGCTGtggcgtttcctacattacaacagtattcagaagtacttcattggctgcaaaacattttggggcatcctgagatcATGCAAGACACCACATAAATGCAACACGTTCTTTCTTCATATTGCTGACTGCATGTAAAAATCACCAGACATATGACAGAAGTGACTCCATTGCTTACCTGCTGAGAAAGTTTGCATATAAGTTAATCATTCCAGCCAGCTGACCTATCTTCTGGGAAACAAACTCTTGCAACTTTTCTGAAAGAGCAAACACAAAGGGGCATGGAGTTGGATAAAGTCAGGGTGACGTGGGAAGCTGAAAATGGATTGAGTGGGATTAAGAATATGCGTCCTTGCCACAGCACACAACTGGACAGTTAAGGAAAGTTTACCCTTACTGTCTCCAATGAAGTGATTCCAAAATCTTAGAAACAGTCAAGGCTTCATCTTAAGAAGGGAAATCAGTAGAATTGTAAAAGCTGAAGTGCACCATCTTGGGAtgctctccgcacccccccccccccttaatgTTCCAAGACACTGGCTGTACAAGTTCCATTCCTCAAGGGGGTTGTAATTTGATTACTTCCCCCCAGCCCAACCTTGCAGCCTCTTGGTCCACACAGAGACTTAAGCTTTCAGCTATTGCATTATACCTCCCTCTGCATTATAAGTCACTGGGACCAATTACaacatggagggagggagggggaaggttggCCCCTCAGGTCTCTCCATCTTCTGATGTTGTGTCCggccttccccctctctcccccttccctccagaTTTCTAGGTTCTTCATAGTAATTGACACATTGGTGCTGAGGCAGGAGCAGGGGTTGAGACAGGGTTGGGGTTTAGAGGTTACTGCATCACTGCCATGTGACCCTTGAATGTAGCAATGAACCACAAACTGTTGGTTAAAGGGGACAGGTTcgactctccctcccttccattcactAAAGTCTGTCCCCTTtaaccagctccccctccccGGGCCGGACCTTTAACCGCACCTCCGCTACTCTCCGCCCTCGCTGCGGCCAAGATCGCCTTGCCGGCCGCCGACAGCGTTCCCAGGGCCCGCAGCAGCTCCGCTTTCCCCGGGCCGTCCATCACTGTCGCTTCCTGAGTCCGCACTTCCGCATGCACACGgattgggggaggcagtgggagGAACACAACCCTGAAGAGGAGGGAAAGAAACACTCAATGTGATCAGTGTAAGGGCTTCTTTCTGTAACTGTTTCACTTTGTCCtcctcactgtttctctgccAATACGCGCAATCAGCTGTATCGCTTGGTCTTTCTTTTGTTGTTTGTTTCGCTCTTTCTTAATttttatcccccctcccccccccttttctttcagtttgcccctttccttttctttatcTCGCATTTTCTTAAAACTTCATAACTGATGGCTTCCATTTCTAGGCTTCACCTGTTGACAAGCCCAGAGTAAACAGCGACCTATACTCGGATAACAACACAGCCAAAAGTCAGAAAAAATAAACCAGGGTTTAATGCTGGGGGCAGGGGCACTCGGcccgttgtgcctgtgccagcaccagctctttcaaagaaccattCACACTTCACAAAGTTCTTATGATGCGCTTTAAATGTCATGTGATCATgaacggtgctatataaatgcaagtgtttgttTGTTCCACTCCCCTACTCataccctgcaaatgtttccttttcaagtaattcccttttgaaagttactattgaatctcctTCCATTGCACTTTCAGCCAGTACATTCCAATTTTAATAATTCACTGATTTATGGAAaagttctcatctcccctctgttgCCAATTAGCTTACACCATGTGTCCTCTGGTCATTGACCCTCCTGGTAATGGAATCGAATAGACTGCAAAACCAAGGAAGTAATGTGCAGTCCAGACTCAAGGCCAGGTTTTTGGAGTAGAATGGGTAATTTAGCTGTGCTCTCACTCCCACTTTCTGTGCTGTGCTGACCATGTGGGGATCAATCCCAACCAATCTCTTCTGCAGTAATTTCCCAAAATATCTCAAAACTTGTATAATTGACACATTATAGAAACTCTTTCAAAATGCAAGATTAAAGTTGGAGAATTATGGCAGCAAATATATTTCTATCAGTCAGTTGAGATTAAGTGCGAATTGAATGGTAAGCCCTGTAAGGACAGAACATTGTTGCGTGCTTGGATTCCAGACAATGCATTTTTAACTTCTTATCACCATTGTATGGGATAATTTTTGTTATTGTGTAAAATGTTCCAAATATCTAAATGTTCCTTTTAACACAAGAGTCAAAAAGATcatatatggcacagaaggaggccattcagcccatcaagtccatgccagctgtccttggagcaatccagtcagtcctacTCATCCGCTcaatccccattgccctgtaagtttatttccttcaagtgcccatccaatttccttttgaaatcattgttttCATTCCCACAACCCTCatgagcagtgagttccaggtaaTCTCACTGACTGAttttaaaaagttcttcctcacatcccccatgcATCTCTTGccaaaaatcttaaatctgtgtcccgcAGTCCTTGTACTGTCAATGGGAACActtttttccttgtctacctttcCAAacctattgttatgatcccagatgcAATTACCCTTggtcaagcctgatcccagggtggaacccagcttgatagatcctaacttttatttgtttgtttagggaCATGGAcaatagctactgaacagagtcacaggagtcagctgatgagcttTAAAAAGAATAagacatttattcaacaagaaaagatgaactatattactatactccacccacaaccatacctttacagataaaTGCAGATTTGTAAGTTACAATAGCTATCTTAgactctaatgttcacagcaaGTACATCGTCCATGGACCAATAGGCGCCCTgtgtcagacacaccacactctgaaaccaagtgacagatgccacctcaccagatgctatggatctctcctcaactccctcccagatgcttgtcacaccatgagccaaccagtcacACTGCACTCtgcctttcacatgagggttaCCAATCTACCAATCTCCGCTCTCCAAAACCTCGCCtttgaatcttctcccaaaccgattcTTTCTTTCAGGCACCTTCCGCAAGcgtcaaactctccttctgatgttcctgttccctgggtcaccacatgcattcaagctgacttccatgcactctctctcaccaactcagccatcacTAGTACCACTGTTTTACATGTCCATAACAAAGAGTTAAAGACCTTCGATTGTTTCTTtagaccttcttgcctcttgcaagctttACTCGGTTTAAACCTGCTTTCTGTAGCTTCTGTCTTTTTAAATCTgtagcttggagcctttctctctgcccctcactcttaactacattaacaggaccttttccaggttcctgtccttcctttgactagaaggtctgcttgggacattcccctgtttctgtcttACTCTTTTGGCCTTGGGACCTTGTGGTTTTTTTGGGAAATCTGTAGCTCCCCCTCCCAGTGCCCAGTCTCGCTGGAATCATGGCTTCaaaacttaaaactgctgtttatctagtctttgtgtgtgtgtctatgggagAGACCTGCTGGATAACAGCACTGTTTTTTCTACTCTTTGTTTGCTTAACTTAACTtacagtcataaaactctcattgGAAATACAAgctccttttaaagtgaaacaaaaactaaatttgacctttcttaacacacatacagaaatacaaatcaaacttaaatcttaaagctaaaactcattcctaacacctacaaatgccaatataacttacttaaactgtctgtATTTCCTAACactatcataatcttgtacacctctatcgagtctcctctcaacctcctttCCTCCAAGGCTaacaacaccagcttctccaacctaaccttataATTAAAATCCAACATCTCTGGAACCAccctggcaaatctcctctgcaccctctcaagggtcctcacatccttcctaaaatgtgacaaccagaactggacacaatactccagctggggcctaacaaaagcttttgtattcaataactctatttatgaaacccaggatcccatttgctttgctagctactctctcaatatgttctGCTATTTTCAAAGATCTATGTACAtgaacacccaagtccctctgtacTACACACTCCTTAGAATTGTGCCATTTGGTCtacattgcctctccctatcccttcggCCAAAATATATCATTTCTATatcaaattccatctgtcacttgcctCCCATTCTGCTAGACTATGTCATGTTGGTGGCGATTCATATCATTCTCATTATTTGCCACTCCTTCAAGTTCGACATCAcagtaaattttgaaattctactgcattccaagatccaagtcattcatatatagCAAAAAAAGGTCCTAGCACTAACACTATCCACTGCCTACCgtcctccaacctgaaaaataacTAACTTGCTATTTTCTATCCTTAAGCTTATTTTCATCCAggaaattcaattagattagtaaAGCATGATCTGCGTTTTACAAAACTGTtttggctctccttaattaactcaaccTCTCTTAGACCctattgatttttttccccctgattattGTTTTTAAAATCTTACCCACCACTAACTGGCCTGTCATTGCTAGGAATCTCCTTACATCCTTTCTTCAATAAGGATGTCAAATTTGCCACAtttcaatcctctggcacctccctgtatctagggaagatt
The genomic region above belongs to Carcharodon carcharias isolate sCarCar2 chromosome 5, sCarCar2.pri, whole genome shotgun sequence and contains:
- the selenol gene encoding selenoprotein L, whose amino-acid sequence is MVGAMNGVKIEGVVFLPLPPPIRVHAEVRTQEATVMDGPGKAELLRALGTLSAAGKAILAAARAESSGEKLQEFVSQKIGQLAGMINLYANFLSSLHVQKRSDAEDLWKTFYRSASVRDQVEDLMQFESEWNCFLSDVDARLKANCFQAQLTLGTQVPGHMTFTDVRSGREIRLEEFLQSKEMLLLVLLRHFA